The genomic window GGATCTTTTGCCGAAAAAAGTGCAGGATCAGGGAGGAACCGGGGCGTGCGGCGTCGTAGAAGGCCCTGGAGAGGGCGCCCCGCGTCCTCCCGACGAAGGGACCCATGGCCGAGACGGTCGTTGCGAAGTCGAGTGGCGCTGGGCCGGCGTGGGCACGCCGGTACCCGCCCCTGTGCACCCTTGGCGTGGCGATCCTGATCGCCCTCCTGGTGCTGCCCTCGTCGCTCAACCTCCAGCAGCCCAACCCCAGCCAGACGCTCGAGCTTGCGCCGGTCCCCCCCGAGGACGACGACGTGCCACCCCCGGCCGACGGCAACCTGGCCTCGCTCGGCCTCGGCGTCTCGTCCGGCCCGGAGGGCGCCGGCGGGCTCGGCGGCGAGGGCGATGGCGGCATCGGTGGCGACGTGCGGGTGCCACCCCCGGCCGAGGTCGCCTTCGAGGGCAAGTCCCCCTCCACCAAGAACTGCATCGGCAACCCGCCCCGCCAGACCGAGGACCCGCTGTCCCCGCCGTGCCAGGCCCACTTTGACGGCGACAACTTCGGCGAGACCTATCAGGGGGTCGACGGCGAGACGGTCCACATCCTCTTCTACCTCGAGGGCAACTTCGTCTACCTGACCCGCAGCCAGGGCAACGAGACGACGCCAGACCAGGAGTACTTCGACCTCGGCGCCGAGCCAGAGAGCGACGAGCACGTGATGGTCCGGGTGCTGCGGGTGTGGCAGCGCTACTTCAACACCCGGTATCAGACCTACGGCCGGTTCGTCCGGTTCCACGTCTACTTCAGCAGCAGCGACGACAGCCCCGAGGCCCGCCGAGCCGACGCCATCGACAACATCGCCAAGGTCAACCCGTTCGCGGTCATCAGCCGGGGCCAGAGCAACAACGACGCCTACCTGCAGGTCATGGCCGAGCGCGGCGTGCTCAACTTCGGCTCCTTCCTGGGCCGGCCGGCGTCGTTCTTCCAGGAGTTCCCCCGCATGATCTGGGGCTATCTGCCCTCCCTCGAGGTCCAGGCCCGCCAGTACGCCACCTACGTGTGCACCAAGATCGTCGAGCCCGGCACCGCCACCTTCGCCGGCGGGGACCTTCAGGGCAGGGAGCGCAAGCTGGGTCTGGTGTACACCAGCGACCCCTCTCAGCCCCAGCTGCGTGGCCTCAAGGACGAGGTGCTCCTCCAGCTGCGCGAGCTCTGTGGCGTGCAGATCCCGTCGTCAAACCAGACCCAGTTCCCGCGGTCGGGATACGTGCAGGACAACTCGACGGCTCCCGACTACGCGCTCCAGGGCATGGCGGCCTTCCAGGAGAGCGGCGTCACCACCATCCTCTGGCCCGCCGGCCTGGAGACCAACTACTCCAAGGCCGCCGCCCAGCTGGGCTACCAGCCCGAGTGGGTGCTGCTCGGCGACGGGCAATCCGAGAGCCAGGGCGTCAACCAGTACCAGGACCAGCGCACCTGGGACGGCCGGGTGTGGGTCATGACCAACCGGATCAAGACGCTGCCCATCGAGGAGTCGCTCTGCTTCCAGGCCTACCGCGAGGCCGACCCCGAGGCCTCCCGCATCGACGCCGGCGACGCCTGCAGCTTCTACGACGACATCCGCCAGCTCTTCACTGGCATCCAGGTGGCCGGGCCCCGGCTCGGCCCCACGTCGGTCGACGTGGGCTTCCACGCCATCCCCGCCGTGCCCAGCACCGACCCCCAGGTACCGGCCTGCTTCTACGAGCCCGACGACTACACGTGCATCAAGGACGCCGCCGTGTGGTGGTGGGACGGCACCGCCAGAGGCGGGGCCTCCAACCAGCCGGGCTGCTACCGCCTGGCCCAGGACGGCCTGCGCTACGTCGCCGGGCAGTGGCCCGAGGGCGACGCGCTCAACATCAAGGATGCGGACGTCGACGTCTGTAGCGCCTACACCGGCAACGCCTTCATCGACCCCAACCCTCCCGACCCCACATGACGAGGAGCCCCGTGCGCGTCCGTCTGCCTGCCGTGCTCTCCGTGCTCGCCCTGGCGTGGGTCGCCCTGGCGTGGGCGGCCCTGCCCGCCATCGGCGCCGAGGAAGGCCGCATCACCGTGTTCGAGGGCGAGACGGTGGTCCGCGAGTACCCACCTCTGCCGGTCAGCGACCCCGTCCGCGGCGAGGTCGAAGGCGGCCCGATCCCCCCCGAGAGCTGCCGCGATCTGGAGGGCGCGTGCGATGTCGTGCCGATCACGGTGCGCGCCCCCGCCCAACCGGGCGAGTTCCTCATCCGGTTCACCCTGTTCTTCGAGGCCGAGCCGGTGGCGCCGCTGCTCACCGCCCAGAGCAACGACCTCGACATGTACCTGTGGGACGACCCCTCCGGCGAGGAGACCATCGACATCCGCTCCAACGAGGAAGACGGCGCCCGCAACCCCGGCGCCAGCGCCCGCGTCCCCGAACGCATCAACTTCTTCACCGATCAGCCCGGCAACTACCAGATCGTGATCACCAACTGGCTCTCGACCGCGCCGGTGCCCTACACCCTCGAGGTGGCCTACGTCTCGGGCAGCATCGAGCGGCCCTTCGAGTCGCTCGACCCCACGGCCACCCCGCGGCCGTCCAGCGGGACCACCTCGAGCCCCAGCTCCGGGGGCGCCGGAACGGCCGGTCCTTCTCCCTCGACCGACTCCGGCCCCGCACCCACGCCGGTCATCGAGGGGCCAGCCGACGGGACCGTGTCGCTCGAGCCCGCCCCGTTCGACGACGACCCGGACTTCGCAGCCATCGGCGGCCGCGACCTCGAGTCGGCGCTGGCCGCACCGCCCGAGCGGGTGGTCGTGCCCACCCGCACCATCGCCGCCGCCCAGGCCCCCTCCGGTCTCGTCCTGGCGCTGTGGTTCGGCCTCGTCCCCCTCCTGCTCCTCGCCACCGCAGGCTGGCTCCTCGTCCGCGCCAACCCCGCGCTGGTGTGGGCCGCTCTCCCCCGCCGCCGCCAGGCCACCGCCACCACCTGAGCGGGCGACGCCGAACGAGCGGAGAGGTCAGCCGATCCTGATTGTCAGGGGTGCGCTGACAACGTGCACCACACCGTCGGGATCACAGTACGGCTGACCGTTAGAGGCGGTGAGCACGGCGTCGTCCGGGCACCAGTCCACCTTGCCCATCACGAGGTAGCTGCCGGCAGGAAGGCGACACGAGTCGGGATCGCGCCCGCCATCGCCGCCCGGGACCACCTTGGCCGGATAGTCGCCGATGGACGACCCGCTCTCCCCCGGCGCGAGCTCGAGCGGGCCTGTGGTCATCGTGTGACCGGTCTGCGGGCTGCAGTCGGCATCCGACCACCGGGGTTCGCTCGAGCCATCGGCGGCGGACATCGCAAAGGTCACCGTCTGGTTGCTGTCGTGTCGAAGCGTCCGATCGGAGATGTTCTCGAACTGCAGCTGCATCCGGATGTCCTCGGTGGACCCGAACTCGAGCTTGTCGGCGACCACGAGGGTCATCCGGAAGCCGTTCGGGTCGTCGCGGACCGACCGGTTCGCCACGACTAGTTCGCCACTGGTGGGAGGCGGCGTGGCCGCTGGAGGCGGTGGCGGCGGTGGCGGTGCGGTGGGCTGCGTGGGGCCCTCCTCGACACCGTCGTGGGCGTCCTCCACCGGGGCCACCGGAGCGGTCGACGTGGTGTCGACGCCGTACGAGTGTTCCGGAGGGTCAGTCGTTGCCCGCGGGTCGCCGCCGCCACAGCCGTTGGCCAGCACCACAAGGGCGACCACGACAGGCGTCCACGGCCTCACGTCCCGAGGTCGCACGACCATCACCTGAGCCTACGGGACCGAGGTCGACGCCAACCTCGAGTGAGCTCGCACGCGGATGTCGGCATGGCGTCCGCCCGGCCGACCCTGATCAGGAGGCCACGCCGCCGAGCAGGCGTCGGAGCTCCGTCGGCTCGACGGCCTGGCCTCCCCGGCCTCCCACGGTGGGCAGCGTGCGGTCGAGGTCGGCCCCGACGTCGAAGAGCTCGACCTCGCTGACGAAGCGGCCCCCGGCACCGAAGGGCCCGCCCCCGGTCAGGTCACCGAGGTCGACGTCGTAGCGGGCCCGGACCAGGCGCCCGTCGTCGTCGACCCACGCGTAGCCGGCCAGGATCCCGAAGCCGGCGGCGTCGAGGTCGGCGGCAATCGCTGCGGCGGCGTCGTCGCCCTCGACGACGGACGGGTCGAGCGTCACCAGGTACCGGGTGGCTGGCCGGCCCCGCACGTCGTTCGACCCGAGGAGGCGGGCGGTTACCACCGCCCGCTCCATGAAGCGCACGCCGGCGAGGGCGTCGGTGCCCCGGATGAGGGTGAAACCGCCACCGCCACCCTGCCGCGCCTCGCCGGTGACCTGACGCCACGGCTCCCCTTGGGCCCGGACCACCGCCTCGGTGCCGTCGTCGACGAGCTCGACCACGCCGGCCTCAGCTCCGACGACCTCGGCCATCCCCTCGCTGACCTCCAACTCGATGCGGGCGCCATCGTGGTCCAGCGACGCCAGCCCCTCGCCGGTGACCGAGAGGTCTCCGAAGTCCGGGGGGAGGCCCTCCAGCCGCACCGAGAACGCGATCGCCGTGGTGCCGTCTGAGGCGACCAGGTTGATCGAGTCGCGGACGACCTGGGGGTCCACCTCGCCTGTCTCGTCGGTCCCGCCGTCGTCGCCGCTGCACGACGCGAGCAGCGAGGCGACCAGCAGCACCGACACCGCTCGGCGCCCGAAGCTCACGACACGATCTCCTCGGCGAGGAGGCGGCCCGGCTGGACCACGCCCGCCAGCACCACCGGGCCGCGCGACCACGAGACCCCGGTGGGCGGGTCGCTCCGCCGCAGGTTGAGCCGGCCCGGGTCGATCCCCGTGACGTCGAGCCACGGCCCGATGCATTGGGGCGGCGACCCCGGTTCCCGGCCATCGCACAGGCGCAGCGACCCGTCCTCGTCGACGAAGGCGAAGCCGGTGACGGGCACCGACCGGGGGATCTGACGGCTGATGGCGTCGCGCACCGAGAGGGAGTCAGCGCTCGAGGACACCCTGCGAGGACCCTCGTCGCTGTCGGTCAGCGCCAGGAGGAGACGGCCGAGCGCGACGAGCACGCCCACCGCGACCACCGCCGCCACGACCTGCCACCTCCGCTCGCTCACCCAGCGAAGGGTAGAGGGCGCGCGACCCGATCGGGGGACCGGAGTCACGACCGATCGTCGATGGCCCAGGGAGAAGGTGCTCGACATCTCGGTGACGATCCGGACGCTGTGACGACGCCGCGCGGGTGCTGGAGGACCTATCTCCGCCGGTAGACGTCGCTTCGGTGTTCGATGCGGACGACGACGATTCGTCGTTGGTCGTCGTCCAGCCGGTAGATGACGCGATAGGAGCCGCGTCGGGCCGACCAGTAGCCCGAGAGCTCCCGTTGCAGCGGCTTCCCGACGGCGGTCGGTGCCTCGGTCAGTGGGCCGAGCATGAACTCGATGACCGCGGCAGCGACGCCTTCAGTGAGTCGAGCAAGTGACCGCTCTGCTGGTGCAGCGACCACCAGCGTCCACGACATCAGCGCTTCAGGTACGTGGCACGGAGCTCATCGGCGGTCACCACGTCGCCAGCGTCGACCGCTGCCTCGGCCTCGCGGATCTCACGCATCGCCTCCGGGTCCGACAGGAGATCCAGGGTCTCCTCGAGCGACTCGAGGTCATCGGGGCTCAGGATCACGGCTGCGGGTCGGCCGTGGCGGGTGAGCACAACGCGATCGTGACGGCCCTCGACACCGTCGACGATCTCGGAGAGCCGCTTCTTGATCTCCGCCAGCGAGAGCACCACATCAGACATGACCAGAATTCTAGTCACGTCAGCGGAGCTTCTGCCCGCCTTCGAGCGTGACCGGCGGCTACGCCCACCCGCCGGCGTAGGGGACGAACTGACCGGTGGTGAAGCCGCTGGTGCCGTCGAGGAAGACGGCGCAGAAGGCGGCGAACTCCTCGAGTGCGCCGAGGCGCCTCATCGGGACCATGGCCTCGACCCGCTCTCGCCCCTCGGGGGTCTCGGCGCCACTGGCCTTCAAGAAGGCGGGGAAGTCCATGAAGTTGGTGCCGACGGCGTTGACCTGCACGCCGTGGCGGGCGACCTCGCCGGCGACGTTGCGGACGAGGTGGTTCGCCCCGGCGCGAGCCGCGGAGTACAGCGGGGCTCCCGGCGTCGTCCGCGCACCCGCCGCGCTCGTCTGGACCAGCACCTGCCCGCCGCCGGCATCGACCATGGCCGGGACCACGGCCTTGAGGAAGCGGAAGGGCGCCTCCATGCAACCGCGGACCGCCAGGTGGAGGTCGTCGACCGTGGCGTCGGCGAACCGGCCGGTGACGATGACGCCCGAGGCCATGGTGGCGGCGTCGAGGCGACCGAACCGTTCGCGGGCGGCGTCGACCAGCCGCTCGGTGGCGCCATCGGTGGCCAGGTCGGCGACGTCGTCGACGACGGCCACCTCGGACCCCACCGCCCGTAGCTCGTCGACGAGGGCAGGGGTGGGATCGCCCAGGACGAGATCGTGGCCACGGCCGGCGAGGAGCCGGGCGAGGGCAGGTCCGGCATAGGTCCCGGCCGCCGAGATCATGGCGACACGACGTGGCGAGGGGTCGCTCATGACCGGACCTCCGTGGTTGCAGGGGGGATGGCGGTGGGTGGACCCAGCATGGCAACTGTTCTAGGTCAGTGAGTCGGCAATGACCACCGCCGCCGAGACCGCCGAGAACACCAGCACCGCCGAGCGCAGCCACCCCCGGGCGAGGAACGCGTGAGAACGGCGACCGAAGTGGGAGCCAAGGACGACGACGGGCGCCAGCACGAGCCCGAGGAGGACCGGACCCGCGCCGACGGCGCCCGCGATGCCGAGAGCCACCATCGACACGAAGGTGCCGACGAAGAACGACGCGGCCAGCGTCGACCGCATGGTCGGACCCGTGTGGTGCTGGTACAGCAGGGCCAGCGGTGGTCCACCGATGCCCGCTGCGGTGCCGGTCACGCCCGACACCGCGCCGGTCAGCACCTGTGTCCCACGTCGCACCGGCACCGGCGGCATCGCGATGCTCGCGATCACGAAGCACAGGATGACCACGCCCACGAGCTGCTGAAGCGTCTCGACAGCCACCGTTGCAGCGACCCATGCCCCCACGGCCGAACCGGGGAGCCGCCCACAGATGATCCACATGACCCCGGCACGGTCGACCGCCGCACGCTCGTGGCGCAGCATGGTCACCGAGATCGGGAGGCCGAGGAGGATCACCGCGACCGGGAGCGCCTCGGGAACCAGCAGCGCGAGCACCGGGACGGTGACGAGGTTCATGCCGAACCCGATGGACCCCTGGATGGCAGCCCCCGCCAACGTCGCGACCATCGCCGCGACGAGGGCGACCAACGTGAGCTCCATCCGGGTCGACCCCTCATCGGCAGGCTGCTGGCGGTGCACGGTAGTGCCCAGGTGGAGACCGACCCGCCGGGGGGGCGTTGATCCGACACCTTGGATCGGCGATCCGGCGCGGGACCGGGCGCCGGCCGGGGCCGCTACCATGGCCCTTCGCACCGGCGGCGGGCCGAGAGGCCCAGCCACCGTCAGAACGTCCCGCCCTCGTAGCTCAGCGGATAGAGCATCGCCCTCCGGAGGCGTGTGCGCAGGTTCGAGTCCTGCCGAGGGCGCCACCCACAGTGACCGCCGCTACTTGAGCAACGGGTCACGGGGCAGGCCGAGGATCCGCTCGCCGATCTGGTTGCGCTTGATCTCGGATGTGCCACCGGCGATCGACATGCCGCGGTGCATGAGGACGAGCATGTTGCTCATCCCACCGGGGCCGTCCATGAAGGCGGCGTCGGGCCCGTTGAGCTCGGTGAGGATGGCGGCGGCCTCGTGCCCCAGCTCGGACAGCACGAGCTTGGTGATCGCCCCTTCTGGACCGGGCTCCGCGCTGGAGACGGCCCGGTTGACGCTGCGCAGGTTGAGCAGGCCCATGGCCTGGTGCTGGGCGGCGTAGCGGCCCACTCGGGCGGCGCCGCCGGTCAGGCGCTCGGGGTGGGCGTCGAAGGGCGTCACCAGCGCCGATCCGGGCATGGACATGCCTCCCTGGCCGCCGCCGATGCTCACGCTCTCGTTGCCGAGGGTGGCGCGGGCCACCGTCCACCCGCCGTCGACGGGGCCGACGACGTCGTCGTCGGGGACGAACACCTCGTTGAAGAACACCTCGTTGAACGACGAGTTGCCGGTGGTCATCTTCAGGGGCCGGACCTCGACGCCCTCGGCGTGCATGTCGATGACCATGATCGTGATGCCGTCGTGCTTGGGCACGTCGGGGTTGGTGCGCACGGTGGCGAAGCCCATGCCGGCCTCGTGGGCACCGCTGGTCCAGACCTTCTGCCCGCTGACGAGCCAGCCCCCCTCGACGCGGGTGGCCTTGGTCTTGACGCCGGCGGCGTCGGAGCCGGCGTCGGGCTCGCTGAAGAGCTGGCACCAGCTGACGTCCTGGTCGAGGGCAGGCTTGACCCAGCGGGCCACCTGGTCCTCGGTGCCGTACTGGATCAGGGTGAGGATGACCCACCCGGTGATGCCGTAGCCGGGACGCGTGACACCGGCGGCGGCGAACTCCTCCTCGATGACGAGCTGCTCGACGGCGCCGGCGGCCCGCCCGTGGGGCTTGGGCCAGCTCGGCATCACGTAGCCGGTCTCGATCAGCCGGGTCCGCTGCTCCTCGGCCGAGAGGCCCTTGATGCTCTCGGCGAAGGCACGGACCTCCTCGCGGATGGGCTCGGCCTCGGGCGGGAGCTCGACAGCCTTGGCCCGGACGACGCCGGCTCGGGTGAGGTCGGCGACGTCGGCCGCGGCCCGGCCCGGGATGAGGACCGTGAGCAGCGTGGTGGCGCGGCGCATGTAGAGGTGGGCGTCGTGCTCCCAGGTGATGGCGATGCCGCCGTGCACCTGGGTGTTGAGGT from Acidimicrobiales bacterium includes these protein-coding regions:
- a CDS encoding type II toxin-antitoxin system RelE/ParE family toxin; translated protein: MSWTLVVAAPAERSLARLTEGVAAAVIEFMLGPLTEAPTAVGKPLQRELSGYWSARRGSYRVIYRLDDDQRRIVVVRIEHRSDVYRRR
- a CDS encoding type II toxin-antitoxin system Phd/YefM family antitoxin, whose product is MSDVVLSLAEIKKRLSEIVDGVEGRHDRVVLTRHGRPAAVILSPDDLESLEETLDLLSDPEAMREIREAEAAVDAGDVVTADELRATYLKR
- a CDS encoding SDR family oxidoreductase — translated: MSDPSPRRVAMISAAGTYAGPALARLLAGRGHDLVLGDPTPALVDELRAVGSEVAVVDDVADLATDGATERLVDAARERFGRLDAATMASGVIVTGRFADATVDDLHLAVRGCMEAPFRFLKAVVPAMVDAGGGQVLVQTSAAGARTTPGAPLYSAARAGANHLVRNVAGEVARHGVQVNAVGTNFMDFPAFLKASGAETPEGRERVEAMVPMRRLGALEEFAAFCAVFLDGTSGFTTGQFVPYAGGWA
- a CDS encoding sulfite exporter TauE/SafE family protein, with translation MELTLVALVAAMVATLAGAAIQGSIGFGMNLVTVPVLALLVPEALPVAVILLGLPISVTMLRHERAAVDRAGVMWIICGRLPGSAVGAWVAATVAVETLQQLVGVVILCFVIASIAMPPVPVRRGTQVLTGAVSGVTGTAAGIGGPPLALLYQHHTGPTMRSTLAASFFVGTFVSMVALGIAGAVGAGPVLLGLVLAPVVVLGSHFGRRSHAFLARGWLRSAVLVFSAVSAAVVIADSLT
- a CDS encoding acyl-CoA dehydrogenase encodes the protein MSIAITDDHRALADTAADLLLKRNARGAARQLLDAPDESMPALWDDVAGLGWLGLHLPEEHGGSGYTLEELVIVVEEMGRAVAPGPFVPTVIASAVIAAAGDDDLKAKLLPGLAEGSTVGAVALDGAVSVSGGTVSGDAGVVIGGGLADVLVVAAGDDVVVVQVGPGVDIEVPPSLDPTRRAARVTLDGASATVLVGARPLLIDLARVILSAEAVGVARECTQLAAAYSKERIQFGRPIAMYQAVKHHCANMAVATELATSAVWDAARAARTGGDQLRYAAAVAASLAAPAADLCANLNTQVHGGIAITWEHDAHLYMRRATTLLTVLIPGRAAADVADLTRAGVVRAKAVELPPEAEPIREEVRAFAESIKGLSAEEQRTRLIETGYVMPSWPKPHGRAAGAVEQLVIEEEFAAAGVTRPGYGITGWVILTLIQYGTEDQVARWVKPALDQDVSWCQLFSEPDAGSDAAGVKTKATRVEGGWLVSGQKVWTSGAHEAGMGFATVRTNPDVPKHDGITIMVIDMHAEGVEVRPLKMTTGNSSFNEVFFNEVFVPDDDVVGPVDGGWTVARATLGNESVSIGGGQGGMSMPGSALVTPFDAHPERLTGGAARVGRYAAQHQAMGLLNLRSVNRAVSSAEPGPEGAITKLVLSELGHEAAAILTELNGPDAAFMDGPGGMSNMLVLMHRGMSIAGGTSEIKRNQIGERILGLPRDPLLK